The genomic interval TTATATCGGCTGACACAGATTGATCAGTTTTTCCTTGTGAAATTAAACAAACTGATTGAGTTGGAAACAAGTGTAGCAAACCATAAGTTCACTGCCGATTTATTAAAAAAGGCTAAATCAGTCGGCTTCTCGGATGCCCATATTGCACGGCTGTGGGACGTGACAGTGGATGACGTATACACCTTTCGCTTGAAGCAGTTCATCACCCCTGTTTTCAAAATGGTGGATACGTGTGCAGCGGAATTTGAATCAGAAACCCCTTATTTCTACAGCACGTATGAGGATGAAAATGAATCAATGCCATCCGATCGTAAAAAAATTCTTGTTATCGGATCCGGTCCTATTCGGATTGGCCAAGGAATTGAATTCGATTATGCCACTGTCCATTCGGTCATGGCCATCCAGGAAATGGGTTATGAGGCAATCATTATGAATAATAACCCAGAAACGATTTCAACCGATTTCAGCATATCCGATAAACTCTATTTTGAACCACTGACATTAGAGGATGTCATGCATGTCATCGAACTTGAGCAGCCTGAAGGTGTGATTGTCCAATTCGGAGGTCAAACGGCTATCAATCTTGCTGATGGGCTTAAGCGTCGCAATGTCAAGATTTTAGGCACCAATTTGGAAGCAATTGATCAAGCGGAGGACCGTGATAAATTCGAACTGCTCTTAAACGAACTCGACTTATTGCGTCCGTCAGGGAAGGCTGTTCCACAGTTGAATGAAGCCTTTGAAGCGGCAGAATCAATCGGATACCCAGTACTTGTCAGGCCTTCGTATGTTATTGGCGGTAGCAGAATGGAGATTGTGCATAATGAAGAGGAACTTCATGCTTATCTGGCCAAATCAGCTGGTGCCGATAGTGAACATCCAATTCTCATTGATAGGTATATAACAGGCATCGAAGTGGAAGTTGATGCAATCAGTGATGGGGAGACGGTCATTGTTCCAGGCATGATGGAACATATTGAACGCTCAGGTGTCCACTCAGGTGATTCCATTGCCGTGTACCCGCCACAGCGGATTAGCGATGCTGTCAAACAAAAATGTATGGACGCAGCAACCAAGATAACACGTCAACTAAATGTCGTTGGTCTAATCAATCTGCAATTCATTATCCATCAGGACGATGTTTACGTTTTAGAAGTAAATCCAAGGGCAAGCAGAACAATACCATTCTTAAGCAAAATCACTGGTGTCACCATGGCCGCAATTGCAACAAAATGCATTTTGGGAGAATCCTTACAGCAAATGGGCTTCACCACAGGTATGCTGCCTGAAGCGGAAACAGTTTCAGTCAAAGTTCCTGTATTCTCGTTTGAAAAATTACGTAGTGTGGATACGACACTCGGACCCGAGATGAAATCGACAGGTGAAGCAATCGGGCATGATGCAACGCTGGAAAAGGCGCTATATAAAGGGTTGCAAGCAGCAGGTATGCCTGTACCAAAAGATGGCGCAGTTCTGTTAACTGTCGCCGACAAAGATAAGCAGGAAGCATTAGAAGCTGCGAAACGTTTTTATCAGCTCGGATTTCAGCTGTATGCTACTGAAGGCACGGCTGCTTATATGAAAAAAGCAGGGCTTCCGGTTATTGAAGTTGCAAAAATTGGCTCCGCTGAGCGAAATGTTATCTCTATCATTGAAAATGCGGAGGTACAACTCGTCGTCAACACACTAACATCAGGTACGAAGCCACGTTCTGATGGATTTATGATTCGTCGGGAAACAGTAGAGCATGGGATCGCTTGCTTGACAAACCTTGATACGGCCAATGCGATATTGAATGTAATTGATTCAACGACCTTTCGTGCTGCACCGATGACAAACAAGCAGGTGGTTTTAACATGAAAAAACGTGTGGAAATGACCGTGGAAGCAGTGCAGGAGGTAGCTTTAGACACCATCGAAATGATAC from Lentibacillus cibarius carries:
- the carB gene encoding carbamoyl-phosphate synthase large subunit; this encodes MPKNTHIQTILVIGSGPIVIGQAAEFDYSGSQACQALREEGYTVILANSNPATIMTDHTMADKVYMEPLTVDFLTKIIRKEQPDAILPTLGGQTGLNMAMELEKSGILDTYQVDLLGTPLNAIQKAEDREQFRTLMNHLNEPVPESTIVNSVEAAIDFAAEIGYPVIVRPAYTLGGTGGGMCYEQHDLEEVVRNGLSISPVSQCLIEKNIAGFKEIEYEVVRDKHDQAVVVCNMENVDPVGIHTGDSIVTAPSQTLSDRDHQLLRNASLKIIRALEIEGGCNVQLAMDPNSFDYYIIEVNPRLSRSSALASKATGYPIAKVAAKIAIGLTLDEIVNPITGSTYACSEPALDYVVTKIPRFPFDKFVTGNRYLGTQMKATGEVMSIGRNFEESLLKGIRSLEIGTEELWLPSLAKLSLDELKTRLQKADDERLFVLAEVIRRGETINELYRLTQIDQFFLVKLNKLIELETSVANHKFTADLLKKAKSVGFSDAHIARLWDVTVDDVYTFRLKQFITPVFKMVDTCAAEFESETPYFYSTYEDENESMPSDRKKILVIGSGPIRIGQGIEFDYATVHSVMAIQEMGYEAIIMNNNPETISTDFSISDKLYFEPLTLEDVMHVIELEQPEGVIVQFGGQTAINLADGLKRRNVKILGTNLEAIDQAEDRDKFELLLNELDLLRPSGKAVPQLNEAFEAAESIGYPVLVRPSYVIGGSRMEIVHNEEELHAYLAKSAGADSEHPILIDRYITGIEVEVDAISDGETVIVPGMMEHIERSGVHSGDSIAVYPPQRISDAVKQKCMDAATKITRQLNVVGLINLQFIIHQDDVYVLEVNPRASRTIPFLSKITGVTMAAIATKCILGESLQQMGFTTGMLPEAETVSVKVPVFSFEKLRSVDTTLGPEMKSTGEAIGHDATLEKALYKGLQAAGMPVPKDGAVLLTVADKDKQEALEAAKRFYQLGFQLYATEGTAAYMKKAGLPVIEVAKIGSAERNVISIIENAEVQLVVNTLTSGTKPRSDGFMIRRETVEHGIACLTNLDTANAILNVIDSTTFRAAPMTNKQVVLT